TTCTCTGAATCCAGAGGACAGTATGAACGGCTTCTATCAGAGCATGATCACTTGCTCCGCGAGAGGAATCATGCTGTCGGGGAGGTTCAAGAGTTGCGTCAAAAAAGCGCTGTAGTAGATGGGCTCTTGGGTGACCGATCGAATAAGCAAGTGAAACTGTGTTTTAGCAAATTTTGCCTCCCTTTCTGCTAGGCACGTACTCTTTGTCTTGGGTCGAACTCTTTTTCACCTTAATGAATTTCTCGCGGAGATAAGTTTTCAAAAAGAGATTGAATAAGCATGTGAGGCTATGTTTAATTTTAGCAATATGAATGGTTGGGTGCAGCAGACAGCAGTGGGCATCTACGATATATACGGTTTCATGTTGCTTCTACTTTCGATCTGGAAGTGTCACGCAGGTAACGAAATGAGAGTGTTTGACTGAGCATTGCCCGCCAGTGCAAGCTAGTTCTCGTCCTAGATGCATGTTTCGTTCCCCATTTTGGATCACCGTTTCAGTGATTGATTTTGTTTAAGGTGCTTGTCTGCTTGACCACTTATTACCTAATCTAATCTAATCAAATCAGGTGTCTCGTCGTTCTGTCTTCTGAGAGATGTTCGTGTGTTAACAATTTGACATCATCATTAGTATATCCCTTCCCTATCCACGCGCCTGTCAAGGCAGTAGACTTGCCGCGCACGGTGCACCTTCCCAGTTAGTAGGGAGCCACAGTTCGGGCGACTGGGCGAGATCTGAAAAAGTATGCCATCGCGCTGtgtcaatctttttttttttaaataaagcgCTGTGTCAATCTGTCACGCGCCCACAATGTTAGGTCTCGTGTAGCCTGATTGCGAATCCTGGTTGGGATCGTGCACGGACGACGGACGAAAGCACACGCAGCTCACTATCacattgctctctctctctctctctgcgaaGATTAAGGTTCTCTTTCTATCCAAATAATGGGTGAAAGGGCTAAAATTAATCTATCCAAATAGAAGTACTAATGAAATAAGCTAAACTTTAATTAAAATATTAGTAAAGATATTATTAATGCTAATAAcaggtgctaaagtttagcactgtCCGGTGAAACGGGCTGGCCGTACAAGACCCTCACATTTTTTGGGGTCCAAATATTATGCCTAATACAGTCCCAAATGGCCAATGACCACACCAGACCTCCATAATTGGCTAGCATTTTATAAACATTAATGATTCAATTATTTATTCGCAATACTAAACTGCACTTTATGTTGTCAATTTTTTCTACTGATCACGTCATCTTTTATTTCTATTATGAATGCTTCAGGTAACATTACATGGTGAGGTCATTTAAATATTTGATGGTTATCTACATTTTCGATATATAATACTCCCTCTGTTGcaaattataattcgtttgaTTTTTTAACTTCATATTTGactactcgtcttattcaaaatatCTGTGCAAGCATGATCAAATTTAAATCACCCTTAAAgaacttttattaataaagcaagtcataacaaaaaataatattttgcataaatttttgaataagacaagtcATCAAATTTAGAATAAAAAAGATTATAGTTTGGAACATAAGCAGTATTTTGCAACAAAACCTGTGAAACTTAGGTACGGGAATGCAATCAACTTTAGCCTATCCAAATAGCTATTGATCCGAGTGGCGTGTGCCACTAAGATGCAATGTAGTCTAGTATTCTTCTATTAGATCCTGTTTGGATCCTAGCGCTAACCTTTAGCACTAGTTTATCCAAGCAGAGCAGTTCATCCAAACAGAGTTAAGGAGATAGGCTAACGTTAGCATCATTTGGAATGATGGGAATTTGAGGCCATGTTTGGTTCGCTAGAACACCTAGTACTACAAAAAGAATTttgtatgcatgaagtactaaatgaaatttatttgtaaaatcttttcacggatgggtacaactttgcgcgacgaatctaatgataataATTAATTCGTGATTGGCTAcattaatactacagtaactatcctctaattgTGCGGCCAAAAACTtcttagattcatctcgcggaATAGCGCAggattgtggagttagttttacaaactgcttttatttaatactagtaATTAATAGTCAAAGCTCTCTAGTACAACTATTACTATTACTAGGGACCAAACAGGACCTAACGACGACTTGCCTACGCAGCTAAGGGCAGTCCCAACGCAGACTCTACGGTAGAgtctaaatctattaattgcacTGCCACGTAGGCATTTTGATGACGTGGCAGCAGATTTattgaggagggagggagaggagggaggaaacGGCGTCTAAATAGGACGCCGAGTCTGCGCTCGCCCCGATGCCGCAAGACTCCGGAAGACTCGCGATGGGGAGGACCGCATCGAGTCCATGGATCTCgtactccgccgccgctccccttccGCTTCCGCGCCAGCTCCCGCCTCCGCCCCGCGCGTTCCCTCTCCCGCGCTCATCCTGCTCCCGCGCGCGCTCATCTCCAGCGCGCGCCAGGGACCGTCGCCTCAAAAAAATTGAGGTCCGCCCCCCTCCAGGGCAGGTAAATAAATCTCCCTTCCTTTGTTGCCCATCTCCCGTTCTCCCTTCGCTCCCATCTTCTCCTCCCATCCACTCTGACCAAAAAGATCCCCAAATCTCAGATATGAATCCATTAACAAAGACTGATGGACGGCGAGGCAAAGGCGGCCCTAGAACCCATCCTCCATCTGTCCGTGCCGCTGGGACCTGTGGTTCGGTCGCCGGAGCTGCTGGAACCCGTTCTCAAGCTGGAGCCATCGGTGTTCCTCAAGCCGATGCTGGTATTCGTTGAGTTGGTGGTTCTCCTGTCGGTGGATGGTGGCCAACGTCATCTCCTACAGAAGGGTAAGTCTTCAAAGAAGTACATCTGTAGGTTATAGATTGTTTAGCTAAGTCTAATTAGATTTGCAACGATAGTTTGTTGTATCAGTTTGATTAACGCAGCTGTTCAGTTAAGGTAATTGGCTGGGGGGGAAATGTTGTGTTTTGCCAATAAAAATGATTGGGGTACCACATCCTGTATTGGGGTAACGCAGTTGTTCAGTCTAATTATATTGGTTGTTTGTGGAAAGCTAGCTTGCTGTTTGTAATTGATTTCAAGACCTTCAGATATCTGTCACCTTTGCTAAAAGTTAGTACAATTTAAAAGAAAAACTGGTTGCAAATACCTTTACTACAATTCACTGTCTGTTGCGACTTCAATGGAAAGATGCATAGCTTTTGTTTTTGGACAGTTATCTCAGCTCTGAGTTAAGAATCTAAAAGTTTTTTTGTCTAAGCAATTTTAGTGAACAAATAATTGATTAGAGCTTGGAAATTCATATGGTTGCAGGTTATACCCACCAGGAGGGTTCTCAAATATGCTGGAGTCAAACCCATTTGCTAACCATCCTAATGCAACTGAAAATTTACACTTCGTTGGTGCTGGAATGAGTCGATCTCCAGTTTCGCCGCAATACACGAGTGCTACAGGAACTCCCTCTCCAGCACAACAAACTGATCATATGGTGGATGATTTAGATGCAGAAGAAAATGAAACAAACAACATCCCTGATGATTCTAGAACTGACAAACGTTTGAATTGGTCCGTCCCTGAAGACATACGATTGGTAGGTTCTAACCATATGATGACAAGGTGGCAAAGTGGGATGAGTGATGACCAATTGATTGACAAGGCATTAGAGATGTGGTCGAGCCGAAATAATAATAAGGCCTTCCACCTgctgcatatgtggaaggtagTACGTGGTGAGCAGAAGTGGTCTGCATATCTAGCAAGGTTGAAGAAGGAAAATGAAAAGAGTGCAAAGGATAATCCAGCTCAAGTGGTAAATTTGGCATTAGATGGGGAAAAGCGACCTATGGGACATAagaacgcaaaaaaaaagaactcaaGGGCAAAAGGAAGTCATCTGATGCTTTGGCTGATTTTAGTGAAAAATTTGACAAGTTCATTGAAACAAGCACCAAGAATAGGGAAGATAGAGAGAAGATGGCTGAAGTTCAGAAAAGTTTGGCTGATAAAAAAATTGAAGCAGCTAGGATTAATCATGAAGCAGCCCATGAACAAACTAAGTGCAAAATGCTAGAAACTTACACACAGCTCCTGCTTGTGCCTACTGGTCAGCTCAGTGCAGATGCTTTGGCTGAAAGAAACTTGGCACTAGAGAGCTTGAGACTTACTTTATTTCCCAAGGTATGTCACTGCCAACTTTTTTTCAATTGCTCATTTAGTTGCTTGGAACTGTTAACTGACAATCTATAATTTCCTGGAATTTATGCAGTAGCAAGTATGTGCAAAGAAATGCGACCATGGAAGCAATTTCTATAAGGTATTTTAATTCTTGTGACATAGTGCTATTTGAATTCTCAGTGCTGCTGTAATTTTAATGCTATGATCAGTGCTATTTTAGTGCTATTTTAATTCCTAGGACTTGTGACTAGTGCTATTTTAATACTAGTGTGAATACATACAGCCACAATAAGTCTGAATACTAAAGCCACAAGTATGAATGCAAACAACCACAATAAGTCTGAATGGAAATCTGAATACAAACAGCCACGGCAATTGTGACTATATATAGCACAGCCACGGCTGCTATCCCTTTGCTGTGCCCCTTTCTACTATCCTCTACTATCCACAATTCTGCCGAGATCCTTTGTTGCCATGGATGGAGATGGCAGCATCGATCCTGCTGATCTGTACTCCATGGATGACTATCTTCAAGAGCAAGAAATTCTAGATGAGTTTGGTGATCATCTAGTATCTGAAATGCAGTCTGTTGTTGATGTCATACATGGTGGAATAACTCGACGTGGTCCTAGGCGATATGTGGATAGGCCTCGTGAACAAGCCCAACAGGAACTACTAGATGACTACTTCACTCCTAATCTAGTCTATGATGAGAAAGATTTTCGTAGAAGATATAGGATGAGGAAACCCCTCTTTCTGAAGATTGTTGAGGCCTTGAGTGGGTGGTCTGAGTATTTCACCTTAAGGTTGGATGCTCTGAATCGTCCCGGGTTCACACCAATTCATAAGTGTATTGTAGCAATGCGTCAGTTAGCATTTGGCGGTCCTGCAGAACAGTATGATGAGCATTTGAAGATGGCAGAAAGTACTAGTGTGGAATGCTTGAAGAAGTTTGTTCAGGGTATCATTGAAGTATACGGTGAAGAGTACTTGAGACGCCCAACAGTACAAGATGTACAACGATTGTTGGATATCGGTGAGCGTCGTGGTTTTCCAGGCATGATAGGGAGCATTGACTGTACGCATTGGCACTGGGAAAAATGTCCCTATGCATGGAAGGGACAGTATACTCGTGGTGATCATGGTGTGCCAACCATCATTCTAGAGGCTGTTGCTTCACATGACAGATGGATATGGCATGGTTTCTTTGGAGTGGCGGGGTCCAACAATGACATCAATGTGCTAAATCAATCTACTTTGTTCGTCGATCAGTTAAGAGGAGAAGCTCCCCAGGTGCAGTACTTTGTGAATGGAAGGCAATATAGCAAACCTTATTATCTTGCAGATGGAATATACACAAAGTGGGCTGTTTTTGTCAAGTCCATACGTGCACCACAATCAGCTGAGCACAAGCTGTTTTCAGAACATCAAGAGGGGGCAAGAAAAGATGTTgaatgtgcatttgggattttaCAACCTCGTTTTCGCATTTTACGTAATCCGGCACGTCTATATGACCAAGGGGATCTTCAGAATATCATGTTAGCTTGTATAATTATTCACAACATGATAATCGAGGACGAGAAGGATATAGAGAACGATTCATTTGACTTGAACGAAGAAGCAACCACGTCTACTGTTCAGGCCGCTACAATTACTCATGGACATGATCCGGTGATGGAGGATGTTCTACAGAGGGATACCGAGATTCGTGATCGTGAAGCTCATAGGCAACTACAATCTGATTTGATTGATCACATTTGGCAAAAGTTTGGGAATCGAACTAATTAGGTAGCATTGTGATTTTTTATATACATATAAACTGCCTTCATGTTCAAGATACATTaagattttgtttttgaaactGAAGCATTGAGATTTTGTTAATTTAACCTCCTGTATAGTTTTGCCAACTTAACTAACCCATTCTCATTTCTTCACAGATTTGCTTGGAGGACTATGGACATGAAGTTCTGAGGAGGATGACGGAAGGCTTATCATTATCTAAATACTATTATCATCTATTTAGTTTGCAATTCATATCTATGTCACTATTGTTATATATTGTGATGGATGACTCGTGGCTGTTCTAAACTACCATCGAAGTTCTGTTTAGTATGTTTGGGTTCTGTGACCGGTACTATGCACTGTTGTGTTTTCGTTTTTTAAATCTTAAGTGCTTGTTTGGTGTACAGTAGATCACATGGTATTGTGCCACAGCTGATCAGCTTTGTTTGTGCTGCACAATAAATGGTTTTATGTATGGAAACTACTATTACATACTTTGCATTGGGAAGTATAATTTcttgtgatggagtctttgagacttagactctatgagtggagtttgcattgggactgccctaaggGCGAGCAGAAGCTAAAACGACACGTCTGAATCTATCTGAACTCTGATTCACCGTCAGCTCAAATTCGCTTCTTCATCCCCAGAAACAGAGCAACTGCAAGGAGGGGGAAGCAAAGCAACCGAAGCTGTCGGCTATTCAGCTCCCCGGGCGGTCTCCGCGTcgcctcctcggctcctcgccTCCCGACGCGCGCCATGGAGACGCAGGagatcgccgcggcggcgcgccacttcgccgccatggcccgaaTCGTCGGCCCGGTCAGTCCCCGACTCTGCACCACCACAACCTCCTCTTCAATCAGCAACCAACTCCTCCGAATTACCTCGCTAACCACCGTGCTTCTCCCcctctccggcgcctccgcttcCAGGACCCCAAGGCCGTGAAGATGCGCCGCCACGccttccacctccacctccaccagtgCGTCCCCCGCCCCCAATTCGTCAGTTCGCTCGCTGAATTCGAGCTTTCCTGAATCCCTGTGCTGACTTGGTGCTGGGTTTGGTTTGGGTCCCAGGTCGGGGTCCACCACGCTCTCGGCGTCGGCCCTGCTCCTGCCTCGGGGCGCCctggccgagccgccgccgctgctcgacCGTGTCTGCGCGGCCCACGGGCACGTGGGGGACGTTGCGCTCACGGCGGCATCGCTCGTCGAGCCGTTCCTGGTCGCGGAGCAGCGAGATGATCCCGGCGAGGTTAGTAGGTTACAGGACTCTGTAATCACTCGTTCTAGTGCTAAGCTTTTGCTTGCTTGTTTACTTGTTTGGATGCCTGCAGGAATTTAAGCCGAGGCTGGTACCGGAGGCACGTATTGATGTGCTTGTTGAGGTATAAGGAACTAAGGATAATAAGCGTTTGTGTGGAATTTGGCATCCTAGAACCTAGATCACGTCGTGCTTAGCATTCCATCACCGTTCACTAATACTCAGTTATTTGCAAAGAAAACTTAAACGGACTCACACTGATGATTGATGGAAATGATTCAATTACATAATACATATAGAACTCAAATATGTAGCTAATGCATGATATACTATCCGGATACTTGCACTGTTTGTAGGAATGTCTTTCCAAAATACCAGTTTTTAAAAACTTTTACCTGAATTCCTGAACATGCTATGCTGTGTGCAGCATGAGGAGTTGGGGAACATTCAAGATGGAAAGTGTTATGGTCGGAAGAGTATATGAACGTAGACGCCGTGGCTGAGAGAAAGAAGGGAGCGTATGCACGTTCTGGTAGTTCCTCTTATGTATTTTGAATTTGCATCCATGGTTAGTTGTAACTCGTATCTGTGGTCAGTTGTAATTGGTACCATATATGTTCAGTACTGGATATCTAATAGAAGTTACGTTTGGAGATCACTCTGATCTCTGGACGCCTCTGTTTTCCTAACCGCTGTCTTCCACCTTCGCACCGTTCAAGCCCGACGCCGGCCGTCAGGACGGCGtcgcgcacgcgccgccgccgggagcccAGTCCCCGGCCGCTGGCCTCTCACGCTTACTTCCTCCGGAGATCAGGCCCTGACAATCTGGTATCAGACGCCATGTCTGGGCCATCCACCACCCCCAATTCTACCGCCACCGCAGCCCCTGTCACTTCCGCCAGTGCTCCACCGCCCAACGCCCCACCGCCTCTGCCCGTTCCATCTGCTGCCGCCGACACCCAAGCAGCAGCGCTCAGCACTCTCACGACGGCAATTTATGGTCTCCAACGGCAGATGCATAACTTTGCCTCTCGCCTCTCAGATGTGGAACTCCGCCCGGGCCCGTcagttgcgccgccgccgctcgacacGAATTCCGGCGCCCCTGCAGTTCCCTTTCCACCTGGGATCGACCCGTCGCGCCTCCTTTCTACCTCTCATGGTACCAGATCATCCTTTCCCCAATCCCTTTCCTTCTCCACTGGCCTGCCGGGATTTGGCGGCATCCCTGTCGTGCAATCGACCACCTCCAGTGTCACCAACACCACCGCAGTTTCAGCCATCCCAATTACGCACATCCCTTTCCCCCACTCGCCATCACCTATTCCCTTCGCCTTTCCACCTCCATCCCACCCACATCACCATTCTCGAGGGTTCGCCGATGATCATGAGGACGACCTCGGCGTTCCCCGTTACTACAAACTTTCCTTTCCTACATTTGATGGCAAAGAGGATCCCCTTGGCTGGCTGAACCGCTGTGAACATTTCTTTCGAGCCCAGCACACACACGACACTCACAAAGTCAGCCTTGCCTCGTTTCACATGCTGGGTGTCGCCCAACATTGGTTTTACATGCTCCAACGTGATGCCGGCGACATCAATGCTATCTCCTGGCCACTGTTCAAATCCCTTTGCCAGCAGCGTTTTGGACCGCCCCTCGGTGCTAACCATCTTGCTGATTTGGCTCGACTACCCTTCCGTGGATCAGTAGCTGAGTACCAAG
The nucleotide sequence above comes from Panicum virgatum strain AP13 chromosome 3K, P.virgatum_v5, whole genome shotgun sequence. Encoded proteins:
- the LOC120701305 gene encoding uncharacterized protein LOC120701305; translation: MRKPLFLKIVEALSGWSEYFTLRLDALNRPGFTPIHKCIVAMRQLAFGGPAEQYDEHLKMAESTSVECLKKFVQGIIEVYGEEYLRRPTVQDVQRLLDIGERRGFPGMIGSIDCTHWHWEKCPYAWKGQYTRGDHGVPTIILEAVASHDRWIWHGFFGVAGSNNDINVLNQSTLFVDQLRGEAPQVQYFVNGRQYSKPYYLADGIYTKWAVFVKSIRAPQSAEHKLFSEHQEGARKDVECAFGILQPRFRILRNPARLYDQGDLQNIMLACIIIHNMIIEDEKDIENDSFDLNEEATTSTVQAATITHGHDPVMEDVLQRDTEIRDREAHRQLQSDLIDHIWQKFGNRTN